Proteins co-encoded in one Xyrauchen texanus isolate HMW12.3.18 chromosome 19, RBS_HiC_50CHRs, whole genome shotgun sequence genomic window:
- the cab39l1 gene encoding calcium binding protein 39, like 1, with protein MPFPFGKSQKSPAEIVKSLKEHVAYLEKLEASESKKCEKVAEEVSKNLASLKEVLSGTGDKEPQTEAVAQLAQELYNTNLLISLIANLQRIDFEGKKDVVHLFSNIVRRQIGSRTPTVEYISSHSQILFMLLNGYETPEVALNCGMMLRECLRHEPLARTVLFSEEFFSFFSYVELSTFDIASDAFASFKDLLTRHKIMCADFLETNYDRVFTEYEKLLHSENYVTKRQSLKLLGELLLDRHNFTVMTKFISRAENLKLMMNMLRDNSRNIQFEAFHVFKVFVANPNKTQPVLDILLKNQSKLVDFLSHFQTDRSEDEQFCDEKNYLVKQIRDLKRPAPPEES; from the exons ATGCCATTCCCATTTGGGAAGTCTCAGAAGAGCCCGGCAGAGATAGTCAAGAGTCTAAAGGAGCATGTGGCATACTTGGAGAAGCTGGAAGCATCTGAAAGCAAGAAATGTGAAAAG GTTGCAGAGGAAGTATCAAAAAATCTAGCGTCGTTGAAAGAGGTGCTGTCTGGCACTGGAGACAAGGAGCCTCAGACAGAAGCTGTGGCCCAACTGGCTCAAGAGTTGTACAACACCAACCTCCTCATTTCCCTCATAGCAAATCTACAGAGGATTGATTTTGAG GGAAAGAAGGATGTGGTGCATCTGTTTAGCAACATAGTACGTCGCCAGATTGGCTCTCGCACCCCAACTGTGGAGTACATCTCTTCTCACTCACAGATCCTCTTCATGCTGTTAAATGG CTATGAAACTCCAGAAGTGGCTCTTAATTGTGGCATGATGCTGAGGGAATGTCTCCGCCATGAACCTCTGGCCCGAACTGTTTTGTTTTCTGAGGAATTCTTTTCATTCTTTAGTTATGTGGAGCTATCTACCTTCGACATTGCCTCAGATGCATTTGCCTCCTTCAAG GATCTCCTGACTAGACACAAGATCATGTGTGCAGATTTCTTGGAAACAAATTATGACCGA GTGTTCACAGAGTATGAAAAGCTGCTGCATTCTGAGAATTATGTCACCAAGCGTCAGTCTCTAAAG CTCCTTGGAGAATTGCTGCTGGACAGACACAACTTTACAGTCATGACTAAATTCATCAGTCGAGCTGAGAACCTGAAGCTGATGATGAACATGTTGAGAGACAACAGCCGCAACATCCAGTTTGAAGCCTTTCATGtttttaag GTGTTTGTGGCTAACCCTAATAAGACACAACCTGTGCTGGACATCCTTCTCAAGAACCAGTCCAAGCTGGTGGACTTTCTGAGCCACTTTCAGACAGACCGTTCTGAGGACGAGCAGTTCTGTGATGAGAAGAACTATCTCGTTAAGCAAATTCGGGACCTCAAACGGCCTGCACCTCCAGAGGAGTCCTAA